The nucleotide window gcactctcctgttgtgcatcccaatcaacgtggaattcggcgcacatgcatgagccccgttccccgccccgtctcctccctcaattattccacactgaatatgttaattagtataaatagacctgcagtaaggcccgcgttaggtaaaagacatggcgaaATCTCGAAAAAGAAATTTCACAGATTGCGAGGTGGAGGCGCTGATTTTGGAGGTAGAGGCAAGACACAAGATCTTGTTCGGAAGCCTCTCCTCTGGAATCAGCACCAAAACCAAATGTCTGAATTGGGAGCAAATAACTAATGTCATCCATCAAGTCGGGGCCAACAATCGATCCACAGCCGACACTAAAAAAAATGGTCGGACATCAAAGTAGATGTGAAAAGGAGGATGGCTGCGCAGCACAGGAGCGCAATGAAGACGGGTGGCGGGCCGGGGGTCGAGGCCCTCTCCCCTTTCGACCAGAGGGTGACCGCGGTCCTCGGTGACCATGCATTAGTCGGCGTGGTTCCGCCCGAAGAGGGGGATTCCGACTTGGCCCAGCAGGATCTCACAGGTGCTGTAATCATTTTCATACAGGGCATCCCGAAAAATGTAGCCTATACTCTAAATCGCCATAAAGTATGTGTGAACtgaaatccctgcctttagcacagtgtaatagaattcacatacatcacttaattgttctgtcacctccaattaaagtgatgttcaaagtgtatgctatgagacatgcaacggtcactgattgtatgccactgaatgtgaatgtagcctataccaagataacggtatgattcacatcgtccgcagtgcctgcgccacaatgagtgtctatttgagttacatgggttttgaaaacaaaaaaacacctttactgctctaatgtgtacattttttcggggacaccctgtatttgaggaaatgtcttcctctctgagtaggcccaatattcctagccacatttaaccagaaataaaacgtgcacatattttccacaataggattttaattacaaatgtattctagcagggtgccagggaacaacaggaggcccccagtccatcccacccgagcaggaagatgacccccagccgagcggatccagcgtcactgtcacctgccccccttctccaccgcctgcccctgtcgccgggtccacaggccgggtgctgacgcgcgcggtccttgagttgcagggggaaattttaaaggggatagaggcgattaacaaCAACCTagagggaatccgcgaggaattgaaggaactgaataacacattaaaagaatatcttaaaaaatgcatggtgtcccgtgtcccgtctgcccttaccttttcacattgtggctattaagcgctgccggatttgtatgccatgtcgctgtggcacctcgttgtgaggcccagggtctgggtcctccggcaggtctcgctccattattggcacgccgtgctgctgcaccacattgtgtaacacgccacacaccaGCGCAATACGGCACGCCTTGTCGGGCTGATAGAGCAGCACCCCCCCACTCCGGTCAAGGCAGCGCCACCGGCTTTTCAGGTGGCCAATGGTGCGCTCCACCACTGACCGCGTCCGTGCGTGGAGGTTGTTGTAGTGCTGCTCCTGATCAGTCCGTGGGTTGGCTAGGGGGGTCAGTAACCATTTTCGGAGTGGGTAGCCACTGTCTCCTATGAGCAATTGGGATAGGTCCAGCATAAGCTATCCAACATGTGTATATTTCAAGTGAATTCACTTCAAGTGTTTTAGATTGCTTACCAAGTAACCACCCATCACGCACTCTGCCAGCATCCAGCCTGTTTCCCACCGAGCTGTTCGCCAGGACGAATGCATCGTGGGTCGCCCCAGGCCACCTTGCCACGATATTTGTCAGGCGCATTTGGGCATCACATATAATCTGTACGTTTATAGAGTGGAAATGTTTCCTATTCACGTACGCATATTCACCCTCAGATGGCGCCTTTATAGCAATATGCGTGCAGTCGATCACTCCGATTACATTTGGAAAACTGGCTATCGCTGCAAATTGCGCTTTTATCTGTGCTTGGTCTGCCACATCATAGGGAAACCGTATGTACCTGGCCGACAGTCGGATGATCCCATTTAACACAGACGGAATAGCGCGGCTGAGAGCTGTCTGGCTCATTCCCGACCGGTCGGCCAGTTCCCTCTGGAATGAGCCTGTTGCTAGGAACCCAAGTGTGGTCAGGACTTGGATAGGAACGGGTAAGGCGTGACTCCTCGCCATCTCCCTCTCCAACCCcgggcccaactcagcacagagcTCCAAAAGAATGGCTCTTGGAAGTCTGAATCGGCTGATAAGCCAGTCATCGTCATGAGCCAGGAAATCAGTGTAATCACGGAACACCCGTTCCCTCCTAATCCGACCATTTGCAGCGTCTTCCAATAAGGCCAACCACGCCATTGTCATCCTATCGGTTATCGCCACATGTTGCACATGTTTTATATCCTCATTTAATTTGATGCATGCTAGTGATTGGTCCCCACACACCgtggttgtgtctgatttgtatgcacttggaaatcgtttcatatactgatcttggtaattatgtgataaggctaccccacgcaacatcaactaataataatatttcagtctgacacctcatGGCAAATGCgtgaggaagatctattaagctagctgcaatgcatggtcctgcatgtgtattctttaatttaattaattaaccaatagtcaatgggaataatatcgaaatgatattgctggggtttctcatttcccgtaattacaatatggaagggatggttgatggatctgttggcatttacccaacagtctcgcattatgtgtctcgacaatgtcgtatgactgacatacatttcaattcacgcatcctgatgttccgatgcatttttggatgcctcttatcgccatgtcatgactcttgaccgagtaggcctaaatgtagttgtgttgctctgcctctaagtgtcgccaagtaccaagatgcaccagaaatgtgcgtacaccagccatgaggtttgcgtagagtaccgcacttttccacgccaagtcaatctttgtacatacgaatgtttgtgcagaaagtgacgtacgtagcttttttatgcgtacgcaagctttgtacatgaggcccctgttccttatttcctgccccgcTTAGTTTctaatttccctgtgtataaatacttcctcagtttggttcctagtcacggagtctttgtgctgttatgttatcacctgagagctctgttccgtgttctttgtggtcttttgtactttgttttcttgtgggatcttctgagcgtttggatttttgccttttcttttcttatctttggctttttgtttttgactttgaacttttggatttttttattttttctcgtatatcttctgagcgttgggattatacttttgttttttgcctttttgtatTGTAAATAAACAgttttttttctactctacttttgcctcactcctctgcacttgagtcattcccctggtagcCTAGTGGGCGTGTGCTGGATTAccacaccagtgacccgggttcgattcccagcaaaaccctaacataaataagttatattaatttatttcttattagtaatagagcatttgtcagggcctgttatctgacaaatattctctacctgtcttgccctctttgaaaccctgtctcctcagtatattgttctctgtcttttttttaattattcacaagttcaagttctttgatatttgaTATCATTTGATattaccatgctttatttactttaactgagcaattacatacatcataaatacaaccccaattccaaaaaagttgggacaaagtacaaattgtaaataaaaactgaatgcaataatttacaaatcttaaaaactgatattgtattcacaatagaacatagacaacatatcaaatgtcaaaagtaagacattttgaaatttcatgccaaatattggctcatttgaaatttcatgacagcaacacatctcaaaaaagttgggacaggggcaataagaggctggaaaagttaaaggtacaaaaaaggaacagctggaggaccaaattgcaactcattaggtcaattggcaataggtcattaacatgactgggtataaaaagagcatcttggagtggcagcagctctcagaagtaaagatgggaagaggatcaccaatccccctaattctgcgccgacaaatagtggagcaatatcagaaaggagttcgacagagtaaaattgcaaagagtttgaacatatcatcatctacagtgcataatatcatcaaaagattcagagaatctggaagaatctctgtgcgtaagggtcaaggccagaaaaccatactgggtgcccgtgatcttcgggcccttagacggcactgcatcacatacaggcatgcttctgtattggaaatcacaaaatgggctcaggaatatttccagagaacattatctgtgaacacaattcaccgtgacatccgccgttgccagctaaaactctatagttcaaagaagaagccgtatctaaacatgatccagaagtgcagacgtcttctctgggccaaggctcatttaaaatggactgtggcaaagtggaaaactgttctgtggtcagacgaatcaaaatttaaagttctttatggaaatcagggatgccgtgtcattcggactaaagaggagaaggacgacccaagttgttatcagcgctcagttcagaagcctgcatctctgatggtatggggttgcattagtgc belongs to Neoarius graeffei isolate fNeoGra1 chromosome 26, fNeoGra1.pri, whole genome shotgun sequence and includes:
- the LOC132874202 gene encoding putative nuclease HARBI1 — protein: MTMAWLALLEDAANGRIRRERVFRDYTDFLAHDDDWLISRFRLPRAILLELCAELGPGLEREMARSHALPVPIQVLTTLGFLATGSFQRELADRSGMSQTALSRAIPSVLNGIIRLSARYIRFPYDVADQAQIKAQFAAIASFPNVIGVIDCTHIAIKAPSEGEYAYVNRKHFHSINVQIICDAQMRLTNIVARWPGATHDAFVLANSSVGNRLDAGRVRDGWLLGDSGYPLRKWLLTPLANPRTDQEQHYNNLHARTRSVVERTIGHLKSRWRCLDRSGGVLLYQPDKACRIALPASDYFTIFMDVAGEESRHAALSAQGHFLGGQ